The following are from one region of the Georgenia sp. M64 genome:
- a CDS encoding ABC transporter permease, with protein sequence MVVAVELGLLYAVMALGVYLTFRILDFPDLTVDGSFTTGGATAAMLIISGTPPLLATAAAGVTGLAAGVITGVLHTKGRINGLLAGILTQIGLYSINLRIMGGKANLPLLREETLFTPLRDSALLGTAVAVGIFTVGALLLKLVLDWFLHTDTGLAMQATGDNEEMIRSFGVSTDFMKVLGLALSNGLVAVCGALIAQYQGFADVGMGIGLIVAGLASVIIGQAIVGQRVILVATLAVVVGSVLYRVVIQVALGAGLNPNDMKLISAVLVVLALVLPRWSVLRRFKPARRVRDVTVGAEA encoded by the coding sequence GTGGTCGTCGCCGTCGAGCTGGGCCTCCTCTACGCCGTCATGGCGCTGGGGGTCTATCTCACCTTCCGGATCCTCGACTTCCCCGACCTCACGGTCGACGGGTCGTTCACCACGGGCGGTGCGACGGCGGCCATGCTCATCATCTCCGGCACCCCGCCGCTGCTCGCGACGGCGGCGGCGGGTGTGACCGGACTGGCCGCCGGGGTCATCACCGGCGTCCTGCACACCAAGGGCAGGATCAACGGCCTCCTCGCCGGCATCCTCACCCAGATCGGGCTGTACTCGATCAACCTGCGGATCATGGGCGGCAAGGCCAACCTGCCGCTGCTGCGCGAGGAGACGCTGTTCACCCCGCTGCGGGACTCGGCCCTGCTCGGCACCGCGGTCGCCGTCGGCATCTTCACCGTCGGCGCCCTCCTCCTCAAGCTCGTGCTCGACTGGTTCCTCCACACCGACACCGGTCTGGCCATGCAGGCCACGGGCGACAACGAGGAGATGATCCGTTCCTTCGGCGTCTCCACGGACTTCATGAAGGTGCTCGGGCTGGCGCTGTCCAACGGGCTCGTGGCGGTGTGCGGGGCGCTCATCGCGCAGTACCAGGGCTTCGCCGACGTCGGCATGGGGATCGGTCTCATCGTCGCCGGTCTCGCGTCGGTCATCATCGGGCAGGCGATCGTGGGACAGCGGGTCATCCTGGTGGCCACGCTGGCCGTCGTCGTCGGCTCGGTGCTCTACCGCGTGGTCATCCAGGTGGCCCTCGGCGCGGGCCTGAACCCCAACGACATGAAGCTCATCTCGGCCGTTCTCGTCGTCCTCGCCCTCGTCCTGCCGCGCTGGTCGGTACTGCGGCGGTTCAAGCCGGCCCGGCGGGTGCGGGACGTGACCGTAGGGGCGGAGGCCTGA
- a CDS encoding ATP-binding cassette domain-containing protein, producing MLHVDGVTQTFFPGSVNERVALREVGLRLFEGEFVTVIGSNGAGKSTLLNVVSGKLRPEAGRVRIDERDVSRLADFQRARYIGRVFQNPMAGTAPHMTIEENLAIAFERGRRRGLRRGVTGAKRERFREDLASLELGLENRLRAKVGLLSGGQRQALSLLMATFSEPRILLLDEHTAALDPQRAALISRLTSELVERHRLTTLMVTHNMEQALSMGTRLIMMHEGRIILDVDDARKSRMSPADLLAEFEKIKGGGLDDRTLLQ from the coding sequence ATGCTCCACGTCGACGGCGTCACCCAGACCTTCTTCCCGGGCAGCGTGAACGAGCGGGTCGCGCTGCGGGAGGTGGGGCTCCGGCTCTTCGAGGGCGAGTTCGTCACCGTCATCGGGTCCAACGGTGCGGGGAAGTCGACGCTGCTCAACGTCGTCTCCGGAAAGCTCCGGCCGGAGGCCGGGAGGGTACGGATCGACGAGCGGGACGTCAGCCGGCTCGCCGACTTCCAGCGGGCCCGCTACATCGGCCGGGTCTTCCAGAACCCGATGGCCGGGACGGCCCCGCACATGACGATCGAGGAGAACCTCGCGATCGCGTTCGAGCGTGGCCGTCGGCGCGGCCTGCGGCGCGGGGTGACGGGCGCGAAGCGGGAGCGGTTCCGCGAGGACCTCGCCAGCCTCGAGCTCGGCCTGGAGAACCGGCTGCGGGCGAAGGTCGGCCTGCTCTCCGGCGGTCAGCGCCAGGCGCTCTCCCTGCTCATGGCGACCTTCTCCGAGCCGCGCATCCTGCTGCTCGACGAGCACACCGCGGCTCTCGACCCGCAGCGCGCAGCCCTGATCTCCCGGCTCACCTCCGAGCTCGTCGAGCGCCACCGGCTGACGACGCTCATGGTCACGCACAACATGGAGCAGGCCCTGAGCATGGGCACGCGGCTCATCATGATGCACGAGGGCCGCATCATCCTCGACGTCGACGACGCCCGGAAGTCGCGCATGAGCCCGGCCGACCTGCTGGCCGAGTTCGAGAAGATCAAGGGCGGCGGTCTCGACGACCGCACCCTCCTGCAGTAG
- the nhaA gene encoding Na+/H+ antiporter NhaA — translation MSADPRGRVQTRAGRRALLAQLSAPARRFLSTEAGSAGLLLAATVVALAWANSPWSDAYVAFWAVEAGVSVAGWELSTDLGHWVNDGLMALFFFVIGLEVRRELSVGELTDLRRAAVPVAAALGGLAVPALLFLALAPGGDAARGWGVVIGTDTAFMLGALAVVGPTFATQLRVFLLTLTVIDDIVAVSVIGVFYSESLDVAALVAMAALGALLAVFSRLGVWRAAPYVAVGLGLWVAAVQAGLHASIAGMLGGLLVAAHPPARDLVEGAAVRFRAFRQSPDVVVGRSARLGLVRAVSVNERLQTTLHPWTGYVVVPLFALANAGVDLRDGVLVEALSSRLTWAVVAALVVGKLLGVGLTSWAAVRAGLGRLPAGVGFGHVLGGAALSGIGFTVSLLIAGLAFDDPVLRDQATVGVLVAAVVATALGWAVFRLAAVLRGQTDADLPRFLDRPVDPAGDQIRGPVDAPLTLVEYGDFECPFCARATGVTDELRDRFGDDLRYVFRHLPLVDVHPRAERAARAAVAAQRQGHFWEMHDLLFSHQDRLDLADLAGYARDLGLDVEAFLRDLDEEDTAALVRADVASAEASGARGTPTFFVGAARHTGPHDTESLARALEASRRAAGGPRGR, via the coding sequence ATGTCGGCCGACCCACGGGGACGGGTGCAGACCCGGGCGGGTCGGCGCGCCCTCCTCGCCCAGCTGTCGGCACCGGCCCGGCGGTTCCTCAGCACGGAGGCCGGGAGCGCAGGGCTGCTGCTGGCGGCCACCGTCGTCGCCCTGGCCTGGGCGAACTCGCCGTGGTCCGACGCCTACGTCGCGTTCTGGGCGGTCGAGGCGGGCGTCTCGGTGGCCGGCTGGGAGCTGTCGACGGATCTGGGCCACTGGGTCAACGACGGCCTCATGGCGCTGTTCTTCTTCGTCATCGGCCTGGAGGTCCGGCGCGAGCTCTCGGTCGGTGAGCTCACCGACCTCCGGCGCGCCGCCGTCCCGGTGGCCGCCGCCCTGGGCGGCCTGGCCGTCCCGGCGCTGCTCTTCCTCGCGCTGGCACCGGGTGGTGACGCGGCCCGCGGGTGGGGTGTGGTGATCGGGACCGACACGGCCTTCATGCTCGGCGCCCTGGCCGTGGTGGGCCCCACGTTCGCCACCCAGCTGCGGGTCTTCCTCCTCACCCTGACGGTCATCGACGACATCGTCGCCGTCAGCGTCATCGGCGTGTTCTACAGCGAGTCCCTCGACGTGGCCGCACTCGTCGCCATGGCGGCCCTCGGGGCGCTGCTGGCGGTGTTCAGCCGGCTCGGCGTGTGGCGGGCGGCCCCGTACGTCGCGGTCGGCCTCGGCCTGTGGGTGGCCGCCGTCCAGGCGGGTCTTCACGCCTCGATCGCCGGCATGCTCGGCGGCCTGCTGGTGGCGGCCCACCCGCCCGCACGCGACCTGGTCGAGGGAGCGGCGGTGCGGTTCCGCGCGTTCCGCCAGTCTCCCGACGTCGTGGTCGGCCGGTCCGCGCGCCTGGGCCTGGTCCGCGCCGTGTCGGTCAACGAGCGGCTGCAGACCACCCTGCACCCGTGGACCGGCTACGTCGTGGTGCCCCTGTTCGCCCTGGCCAACGCCGGGGTCGACCTGCGCGACGGCGTGCTCGTCGAGGCGCTCTCGTCCCGCCTCACGTGGGCGGTGGTGGCGGCGCTCGTCGTCGGCAAGCTTCTCGGTGTGGGCCTGACGTCCTGGGCTGCGGTCCGTGCCGGTCTGGGGCGCCTACCCGCCGGCGTGGGGTTCGGGCACGTCCTGGGCGGTGCAGCCCTGTCGGGGATCGGCTTCACCGTCTCCCTCCTCATCGCCGGGCTCGCGTTCGACGACCCGGTGCTGCGCGACCAGGCGACGGTCGGCGTCCTCGTCGCGGCCGTGGTCGCGACCGCCCTCGGCTGGGCCGTCTTCCGCCTCGCCGCCGTCCTCCGCGGCCAGACGGACGCGGACCTCCCCCGGTTCCTCGACCGGCCGGTGGACCCGGCCGGCGACCAGATCCGTGGCCCGGTCGACGCACCCCTCACGCTGGTGGAGTACGGCGACTTCGAGTGCCCGTTCTGCGCCCGTGCCACCGGGGTGACCGATGAGCTGCGGGACCGCTTCGGCGACGACCTCCGCTACGTCTTCCGCCACCTTCCCCTCGTCGACGTGCACCCCCGGGCCGAGCGGGCCGCCCGTGCCGCGGTCGCCGCGCAGCGGCAGGGCCACTTCTGGGAGATGCACGACCTGCTGTTCTCGCACCAGGACCGGCTCGACCTCGCCGACCTCGCCGGGTACGCCCGGGACCTCGGCCTGGACGTCGAGGCCTTCCTGCGTGACCTGGACGAGGAGGACACCGCTGCCCTGGTCCGGGCTGACGTGGCGAGCGCCGAGGCCAGCGGGGCGCGTGGCACGCCCACCTTCTTCGTCGGCGCGGCCCGGCACACGGGCCCGCACGACACCGAGTCCCTGGCCCGGGCGCTGGAGGCGTCTCGACGGGCGGCCGGTGGGCCCCGTGGCCGGTAG
- a CDS encoding Lsr2 family protein has translation MATKTITELVSDLSGRPIERGRGRSVDFSYEGVLCRVDLTNDEVAAFEKSLAPYLEAARKVGIRRTSASSTTKRGFDPAAVRAWAVGQGITVSPRGRISADVVERYRAAGN, from the coding sequence ATGGCGACGAAGACGATCACCGAGCTGGTCTCCGACCTCTCCGGCAGGCCCATCGAGCGCGGCAGGGGCCGGTCGGTCGACTTCTCCTACGAGGGCGTGCTCTGCCGGGTCGACCTGACCAACGACGAGGTCGCCGCCTTCGAGAAGTCGCTGGCGCCCTACCTCGAGGCCGCCCGGAAGGTGGGGATCCGCCGGACGTCGGCGTCGAGCACCACGAAGCGGGGGTTCGACCCCGCCGCCGTCCGCGCGTGGGCGGTGGGCCAGGGCATCACCGTGAGCCCGCGCGGACGCATCAGCGCCGACGTGGTCGAGAGGTACCGCGCGGCCGGCAACTGA